One genomic window of Kaistia geumhonensis includes the following:
- a CDS encoding Na+/H+ antiporter subunit C: MELALAIGIGVLIGSGVWLVLRPRTYQVIIGLSLAGYGVNLFIFSMGRLRVNAPPVLDTGRPVDPSLYTDPLPQALVLTAIVIGFATTALFLVVLLVSRGLTGSDHVDGREP, from the coding sequence ATGGAACTTGCGCTCGCGATCGGGATCGGCGTGCTCATCGGCTCCGGGGTCTGGCTGGTGCTGCGCCCGCGTACCTATCAGGTGATCATCGGCCTCTCGCTGGCGGGCTATGGGGTGAACCTGTTCATCTTCTCGATGGGCCGGCTGCGGGTGAACGCCCCGCCGGTCCTCGACACCGGCCGCCCTGTCGACCCGTCGCTCTACACCGACCCGCTGCCGCAGGCCCTGGTGCTGACTGCGATCGTGATCGGCTTCGCGACGACGGCGCTCTTCCTCGTCGTTCTCCTTGTCTCGCGCGGGCTGACGGGAAGCGATCACGTCGACGGCAGGGAGCCATGA
- a CDS encoding CDP-alcohol phosphatidyltransferase family protein, with protein MSIAATALGRLSRFCRVFDAPSPSGAAARLFAWTLLMAALTAAIAQRLEPAGIPLGISLFALMAGLAVAGLRSGYPHARLGLCNIVTLSRAALASSLVAPLAVPEPIGNVDAWLVVSVATIALALDGIDGWLARRSGLASSFGARFDMEVDAALGLILALLVLDSGKLGSWVLVLGAMRYVYVAAGLAVPWLNGSLPEAFRRKAICVVQIAALIVLNAPAVSGPPAALLAAAATLALGWSFAIDIVWLARRRTS; from the coding sequence ATGAGCATTGCCGCAACCGCGCTCGGCCGGCTGTCCCGGTTCTGCCGCGTCTTCGATGCGCCGTCGCCTTCGGGGGCGGCGGCGCGGCTTTTCGCCTGGACCCTGCTCATGGCGGCGCTGACGGCGGCGATCGCGCAGCGTCTCGAGCCTGCCGGCATTCCGCTCGGGATCAGCCTGTTCGCTTTGATGGCCGGCCTGGCGGTCGCGGGTTTGCGCAGCGGCTATCCTCATGCGCGCCTCGGCCTCTGCAACATCGTCACGCTCAGCCGCGCCGCGCTCGCGTCGTCGCTCGTCGCGCCTTTGGCGGTGCCGGAGCCGATTGGAAACGTCGACGCCTGGCTCGTCGTCAGCGTCGCCACGATCGCGCTGGCGCTCGACGGGATCGACGGATGGCTGGCGCGGCGCAGCGGCCTCGCATCGTCATTCGGCGCGCGCTTCGACATGGAGGTGGACGCGGCCCTCGGGCTCATCCTCGCCTTGCTGGTGCTCGATTCCGGCAAGCTCGGGTCCTGGGTCCTCGTGCTCGGCGCGATGCGCTATGTCTATGTCGCAGCCGGACTCGCGGTGCCGTGGCTGAACGGCTCACTGCCCGAAGCCTTTCGCCGCAAGGCGATCTGTGTCGTCCAGATTGCGGCCCTGATCGTCCTCAACGCGCCTGCCGTGAGCGGTCCGCCCGCCGCCTTGCTGGCGGCGGCGGCGACGCTGGCGCTCGGCTGGTCGTTTGCCATCGACATCGTCTGGCTCGCCCGGAGGCGGACATCGTGA
- a CDS encoding monovalent cation/H+ antiporter subunit A encodes MQGSAFLVWLIGLPFLAALASLCLPARSRNAEAWLAGATMLALLFLVAFAYPGVADGAAPRRDIDWIPELGLSLVLRMDGFAWVFSVLITGIGLLVVLYTRYYMSPEDPVARFYAFFLAFAGSMLGVVTSGNIVQLVVFWEMTSVFSFLLIGYWYHNAPARDGARMALTVTGLGGLALLAGVLLIGHVVGSYDLDAVLASGNAIRASNLYLPILILVLLGAFTKSAQFPFQFWLPNAMAAPTPVSAYLHSATMVKAGVFLLARFWPLLAGTPEWFWLVGLAGLATLLLGAFFAIFEQDIKGLLAYSTISHLGLITLLLSLGSPLGLVAAIFHMMNHATFKASLFMAAGIIDHEVGTRDMRRLGGLFTFMPITATLAMVASAAMAGVPLLNGFLSKEMFFAETVETHTPSILDTLTPYVAVLAGTFAVTYSLRFIHSVFFGPIPADMPRTAHEPPFFMRLPVLLLVLICLIVGIVPGPTIGPFLHSAVLSVLGDATPYYSLSVWHGFNLPLLMSTIALVAGCLFYLMLKTYLATSEEGPPFIRRLRGERIFERVMVSVAWRWARMLEIWLGTRRLQPQLLLVISVAVAAALVVLLRGGLGLPSPWSGNVDVLFTALWAIGIVCAIGAAYQAKYHRLVALVLMSGAGLVTCVTFVWLSAPDLALTQLLVEVVTTVLILLGLRWLPKRSEEVRHPPSIRATLRRYRDLGIAVASGTGMTLVAYAVMTRLPPQTIADYFLERAYSEGGGRNVVNVILVDFRGFDTFGEIAVLGIVALTVFALLRRFRPAPDSVDSPFQQRQQIGPQDESTTGGDGSIASDYLLVPSVTMRWLFPVIIVFAAYLFMRGHDLPGGGFAAGIAMATAFILQYMASGVRVVEEQLRVLPVRWIGSGLLVAAATGMGSWLFGYPFLTSHSRYLDLPILGKVPAATALLFDLGVFSLVVGATVLMLIALAHQSIRKLRAARMPLSQKAEAP; translated from the coding sequence GTGCAAGGCAGTGCCTTCCTCGTCTGGCTGATCGGTTTGCCCTTCCTCGCAGCTCTCGCCTCGCTGTGCCTGCCGGCCAGATCGCGGAACGCAGAGGCGTGGCTCGCCGGCGCGACGATGCTGGCGCTGCTGTTCCTTGTCGCTTTCGCCTATCCAGGCGTGGCGGACGGCGCGGCGCCTCGGCGTGACATCGACTGGATCCCCGAGCTCGGCCTGAGCCTCGTGCTGCGGATGGACGGCTTCGCATGGGTGTTCTCGGTGCTCATCACCGGGATCGGGCTGCTCGTGGTGCTCTACACCCGCTATTACATGTCACCGGAAGACCCGGTAGCGCGCTTTTACGCGTTCTTCCTTGCCTTCGCCGGATCGATGCTGGGCGTGGTGACGTCGGGCAACATCGTCCAACTCGTCGTCTTCTGGGAGATGACGAGTGTCTTCTCCTTCCTCCTGATTGGCTATTGGTACCACAACGCCCCGGCCCGCGACGGCGCTCGCATGGCGCTGACCGTGACGGGGCTCGGCGGGCTCGCGCTGCTCGCCGGCGTTCTGCTGATCGGCCACGTCGTCGGCAGCTACGACCTCGACGCCGTCCTCGCATCGGGCAACGCGATCCGCGCAAGCAACCTCTACCTGCCGATCCTGATCCTCGTCCTTCTCGGGGCTTTCACAAAAAGCGCGCAGTTCCCGTTCCAGTTCTGGCTGCCGAACGCCATGGCGGCCCCTACCCCGGTCTCGGCCTATCTGCATTCGGCGACCATGGTGAAGGCCGGCGTGTTCCTGCTCGCCCGCTTCTGGCCACTCCTGGCAGGGACGCCCGAATGGTTCTGGCTCGTCGGCCTCGCCGGCCTTGCGACGCTTCTACTCGGCGCGTTCTTCGCCATCTTCGAGCAGGACATCAAAGGCCTGCTCGCCTATTCGACCATCAGCCATCTCGGCCTGATCACGCTGCTGCTCAGCCTCGGCAGTCCGCTCGGGCTGGTCGCGGCCATCTTCCACATGATGAATCATGCGACGTTCAAGGCGTCGCTCTTCATGGCGGCCGGCATCATCGACCATGAGGTCGGCACCCGTGACATGCGCCGCCTCGGCGGGCTGTTCACCTTCATGCCAATCACGGCGACGCTCGCCATGGTCGCGAGCGCTGCCATGGCCGGCGTGCCGCTGCTCAACGGTTTCCTCTCGAAGGAGATGTTCTTCGCCGAGACCGTCGAAACGCATACGCCCTCGATCCTCGACACTCTCACGCCCTATGTCGCTGTTCTCGCCGGCACCTTCGCCGTCACCTACTCGCTCCGCTTCATCCACAGCGTCTTCTTCGGCCCGATCCCGGCCGATATGCCGCGCACCGCGCATGAGCCCCCCTTCTTCATGCGGCTACCGGTGCTGCTTCTCGTCCTGATCTGCCTGATCGTCGGCATCGTGCCCGGCCCAACGATCGGGCCGTTCCTGCACAGCGCCGTGCTGTCCGTGCTCGGCGACGCGACGCCCTATTACAGCCTCTCGGTCTGGCACGGTTTCAATCTGCCGCTTCTGATGAGCACGATCGCGCTGGTTGCCGGCTGCCTCTTCTACCTCATGCTCAAGACCTATCTCGCGACCAGCGAGGAAGGTCCGCCCTTCATCCGCCGCCTGCGCGGCGAGCGCATCTTCGAGCGGGTGATGGTCTCGGTCGCCTGGCGCTGGGCGCGAATGCTCGAGATCTGGCTCGGCACGCGGCGGCTGCAGCCGCAGCTTCTGCTCGTGATATCGGTCGCCGTCGCGGCTGCGCTCGTCGTTCTGCTGCGGGGCGGGCTCGGGCTGCCGTCGCCCTGGAGCGGCAACGTGGACGTTCTCTTCACGGCACTATGGGCGATCGGCATCGTCTGCGCCATCGGCGCCGCCTACCAGGCCAAGTACCACCGCCTCGTCGCGCTGGTGCTGATGAGCGGCGCCGGCCTCGTCACCTGCGTCACCTTCGTCTGGCTGTCGGCGCCCGACCTCGCCCTGACCCAACTCCTCGTCGAGGTGGTCACGACGGTGCTGATCCTGCTCGGGCTGCGCTGGCTGCCGAAGCGCAGCGAGGAGGTCCGGCATCCTCCGTCCATCCGTGCCACCTTGCGCCGGTATCGCGACCTCGGCATTGCCGTCGCGAGCGGCACCGGCATGACGCTCGTCGCCTATGCGGTCATGACCCGCCTGCCCCCGCAGACAATCGCCGACTATTTCCTCGAACGCGCCTATTCAGAGGGCGGTGGTCGCAACGTCGTCAACGTCATCCTGGTCGATTTCCGCGGCTTCGATACCTTCGGCGAGATCGCCGTGCTCGGCATCGTGGCGCTCACCGTCTTCGCCCTGCTCCGCCGGTTCCGCCCGGCGCCCGACAGCGTCGACTCGCCATTCCAGCAGCGGCAGCAGATCGGCCCTCAGGACGAGTCGACCACCGGCGGCGACGGCAGCATCGCCAGCGACTACCTGCTCGTTCCCTCCGTCACCATGCGGTGGCTGTTCCCGGTGATCATCGTCTTCGCGGCCTATCTCTTCATGCGCGGCCACGACCTGCCGGGTGGCGGCTTCGCAGCCGGCATCGCGATGGCCACCGCCTTCATCCTGCAATACATGGCGTCCGGCGTGCGCGTCGTGGAGGAGCAGCTGCGCGTCCTTCCCGTGCGCTGGATCGGCTCGGGCCTCCTTGTCGCCGCCGCGACGGGGATGGGCTCTTGGCTCTTCGGCTATCCCTTCCTCACCTCGCATTCGCGCTACCTTGACTTGCCCATCCTCGGCAAGGTCCCTGCCGCGACCGCGCTCCTGTTCGACCTCGGCGTGTTCTCGCTCGTCGTGGGCGCCACGGTGCTGATGCTGATCGCACTCGCTCACCAGTCGATCCGCAAGTTGCGCGCCGCGCGGATGCCGCTTTCCCAGAAGGCGGAGGCGCCGTGA
- a CDS encoding Na+/H+ antiporter subunit E has protein sequence MTRWLPYPGLTAALLVMWLLLNGVSTGHLLLGSILAIGAARTMAALQPTKPRVRRWDSVFRLVAIVSVDVVRSNIAVSRIIIEGPDRPGQPGFLVVPLALRDRTALAALACILTATPGTAWLEYRSRRDTLLLHVLDIGEEQDWIDLIKRRYEPLLLEIFE, from the coding sequence ATGACGCGCTGGTTGCCTTATCCGGGCCTGACCGCCGCGCTGCTGGTGATGTGGCTGCTCCTCAACGGCGTATCCACCGGCCATCTCCTGCTCGGCAGCATCCTCGCGATCGGCGCCGCACGAACTATGGCCGCGTTGCAGCCCACCAAGCCACGCGTGCGGCGTTGGGACAGCGTTTTCCGACTTGTGGCGATCGTCAGCGTCGACGTCGTCCGCTCCAACATCGCCGTCAGCCGCATCATCATCGAGGGCCCCGACCGGCCTGGCCAACCCGGCTTCCTGGTGGTTCCGCTCGCGCTCAGGGACCGGACGGCCCTCGCCGCCCTCGCCTGCATCCTTACCGCGACTCCCGGAACGGCCTGGCTCGAATACCGCTCGCGCCGCGATACGCTCCTGCTGCATGTGCTCGATATCGGCGAGGAGCAGGACTGGATCGATCTCATCAAGAGGCGCTACGAGCCGCTGCTGCTGGAGATATTCGAATGA
- a CDS encoding helix-turn-helix transcriptional regulator has protein sequence MLLHPAQCRAARGLLCWTQDQLASASGVSRSTIKDFESHRHQLHRSSEALLIAAFEQGGVELLFDDKRTHGIGVCLRTRSLDS, from the coding sequence ATGCTTCTTCATCCGGCGCAGTGCCGTGCGGCCCGTGGCCTCCTCTGCTGGACCCAGGATCAGCTCGCCTCGGCCTCCGGCGTGTCCCGAAGCACCATCAAGGATTTCGAGTCTCACCGCCACCAGTTGCATCGCAGTTCCGAGGCGCTGCTCATCGCCGCCTTCGAACAAGGCGGCGTCGAGCTTCTGTTCGACGACAAGCGCACGCATGGGATAGGTGTCTGCCTGAGGACACGCAGTCTCGACAGCTGA
- a CDS encoding K+/H+ antiporter subunit F: MSATILAWSIGLAQLLLIAAMACCLYRLVLGPRAQDRVLALDALYICAMLLLLTIGMLSGGTLYFEAALVIALLGFVSTAALAKFLMRGEVIE; encoded by the coding sequence ATGAGCGCCACGATCCTCGCCTGGTCCATCGGTCTCGCGCAGTTGCTGCTCATCGCGGCGATGGCCTGCTGCCTCTACCGGCTGGTGCTGGGCCCACGGGCGCAGGATCGGGTGCTCGCCCTCGACGCGCTCTATATCTGCGCGATGCTGCTGCTGCTGACCATTGGCATGCTGAGCGGCGGAACCCTTTATTTCGAGGCGGCACTGGTCATCGCCCTGCTCGGCTTCGTGTCGACCGCGGCGCTGGCAAAGTTCCTGATGCGCGGGGAGGTCATCGAATGA
- a CDS encoding ABC transporter ATP-binding protein, with translation MSVARPIAVSLNDVGISFVIAGRADYKAVSPTSLNVNDGEFVAIVGPTGCGKSTLLNVAAGLLRPSQGSVRIFGEPLHGLNGKAGYLFQQDALMPWKTALDNVAIGLEVKGVRRKEALEEAQEWLGKIGLARFGDRYPHQMSGGQRKRVGLAQVLVRQPKILLMDEPFGPLDAQTRQIMGALLLGLWAEDRKAVLFVTHDLEEAIALSDRVVIMSAGPESRIIGNFPVPLARPRDAAEIRLDPAFHAIHRAIWNELRAEVAKAYEDGLRPTSKTP, from the coding sequence GTGTCAGTCGCCCGGCCGATCGCCGTGTCGCTGAACGATGTCGGCATCAGTTTCGTCATCGCCGGCCGGGCTGACTACAAGGCCGTCAGCCCCACGTCGCTCAACGTGAACGACGGCGAATTCGTCGCGATCGTCGGTCCGACCGGCTGCGGCAAGTCCACGCTGCTGAACGTGGCGGCCGGGCTGCTGCGGCCCTCACAAGGCAGCGTTCGCATCTTCGGCGAGCCCCTGCATGGGCTAAATGGCAAGGCGGGTTATCTGTTCCAGCAGGATGCCCTGATGCCGTGGAAGACCGCGCTCGACAATGTCGCGATTGGGCTCGAGGTGAAGGGCGTCCGGCGCAAAGAGGCGCTGGAGGAAGCGCAGGAATGGCTGGGGAAGATCGGTCTCGCGCGCTTCGGTGACCGCTACCCGCATCAGATGTCCGGCGGCCAGCGCAAGCGCGTGGGCCTCGCACAGGTTCTCGTGCGGCAGCCGAAGATCCTGCTCATGGACGAACCGTTCGGGCCGCTCGATGCACAGACCCGCCAGATCATGGGCGCTCTGCTCCTTGGACTGTGGGCCGAGGATCGCAAGGCGGTCCTCTTCGTCACGCATGACCTCGAAGAGGCGATCGCCCTCTCCGACCGCGTCGTGATCATGTCGGCCGGACCCGAGTCACGCATCATCGGCAATTTTCCTGTTCCGCTTGCTCGACCGCGCGATGCCGCAGAGATACGCCTTGATCCGGCCTTCCACGCGATCCACCGGGCCATCTGGAACGAACTCAGGGCCGAGGTCGCCAAGGCCTATGAAGACGGGCTGCGCCCGACGAGCAAGACGCCATGA
- a CDS encoding monovalent cation/H+ antiporter subunit D yields the protein MRLADHLLIVPIVLPLVTGALLLLFDERRHILKATIGTLSTLVLAGVAIALLLMTNDGAGPASAAYLLGDWPAPFGIVLVLDRLSAMMLVTSSLLGVAALLFALARWHKSGPHFHSLFQFLLMGLSGAFLTGDLFNLFVFFEVMLAASYALLLHGSGAVRVRAGLHYIAINLVASFLFLIGVSLIYSVTGTLNMADLAGRIAGLSPDHRGLLEAGTAILGIAFLVKAGMWPLCFWLPGAYAAAAAPVAAVFAVLSKVGVYAVFRLSPLLLGVGAGSSAGLPDRVLLVGGLATVAFGMIGVLASQALARLAAFSVIVSSGTLLAAAGMADVATTAGALFYLVSSTFTIGALFLLVELVERTRDPAAQVLAVTSEVYGDDEGEEVAEVGIAIPATLAILGTCFALCGILVAGLPPFSGFVGKFALLSAVVGAGDDGEIRPASWAFLTLVILSGLFAMVAMIRAGIHIFWAPAEAIVPRVRVIEFAPVALLLGLCAAMTVGAGPLMRYATATAEALHAPAAYIDSVRNTARVTAGDPR from the coding sequence ATGCGGCTCGCCGACCACCTCCTGATCGTGCCGATCGTGCTGCCGCTCGTCACCGGCGCGCTGCTGCTGCTTTTCGACGAGCGCCGCCACATCCTGAAGGCGACGATCGGAACACTCTCGACACTCGTGCTGGCCGGCGTCGCGATTGCGCTCCTCTTGATGACGAACGACGGTGCTGGCCCAGCTTCGGCGGCCTATCTGCTCGGCGACTGGCCGGCGCCCTTCGGCATCGTGCTGGTCCTCGACCGGTTGTCGGCGATGATGCTGGTGACGTCCAGCCTGCTCGGCGTCGCGGCGCTGCTCTTCGCGTTGGCGCGCTGGCACAAGAGTGGCCCGCATTTCCACAGCCTGTTCCAGTTCCTGCTGATGGGCCTCAGCGGCGCCTTCCTTACTGGGGACCTGTTCAACCTGTTCGTCTTCTTCGAGGTAATGCTCGCCGCGTCCTATGCGCTGCTGCTGCATGGCTCCGGCGCCGTGCGAGTCCGCGCCGGGCTGCATTACATTGCCATCAATCTCGTCGCCTCGTTCCTCTTCCTGATCGGCGTCAGCCTGATCTACAGCGTCACCGGCACGCTCAACATGGCCGACCTCGCCGGCCGGATCGCCGGCCTGTCGCCGGACCATCGCGGCCTGCTCGAGGCCGGGACGGCGATCCTCGGCATCGCCTTCCTCGTCAAGGCCGGTATGTGGCCGCTGTGCTTCTGGCTGCCGGGCGCCTACGCAGCGGCGGCCGCGCCGGTCGCGGCAGTCTTCGCGGTGCTGAGCAAGGTCGGCGTCTATGCCGTCTTCCGCCTTTCGCCGCTTTTGCTCGGCGTCGGCGCGGGGTCCTCGGCCGGCCTTCCGGATCGCGTGCTCCTCGTCGGCGGCCTCGCGACGGTGGCGTTTGGCATGATCGGCGTGCTGGCCTCGCAGGCTCTGGCGCGGCTCGCCGCCTTCAGCGTCATCGTCTCGAGCGGGACGCTGCTCGCCGCAGCCGGCATGGCCGATGTCGCGACCACGGCCGGGGCGCTTTTCTATCTGGTGAGCTCGACCTTCACGATCGGCGCCCTCTTCCTCCTCGTGGAGCTGGTCGAGCGAACCCGGGATCCGGCCGCGCAGGTGCTCGCGGTCACATCGGAAGTCTATGGCGACGACGAAGGCGAGGAGGTCGCGGAGGTTGGCATCGCCATTCCTGCGACGCTCGCCATCCTCGGCACCTGCTTCGCGCTTTGCGGCATTCTCGTCGCGGGACTGCCGCCCTTCTCCGGCTTCGTCGGCAAGTTCGCGCTGCTCTCGGCTGTGGTGGGGGCGGGTGACGACGGCGAGATCCGGCCGGCGTCCTGGGCGTTCCTCACCCTCGTCATCCTCTCTGGCCTCTTCGCGATGGTCGCCATGATCCGCGCCGGCATCCACATCTTCTGGGCGCCGGCGGAGGCAATCGTGCCGCGGGTGCGGGTGATCGAATTCGCACCGGTCGCGCTCCTGCTCGGGCTGTGCGCGGCGATGACCGTCGGTGCCGGGCCACTGATGCGCTACGCCACCGCCACGGCCGAGGCGCTGCACGCACCGGCGGCCTATATCGACAGCGTCCGAAATACGGCGCGGGTAACCGCGGGAGACCCACGATGA
- a CDS encoding sulfatase-like hydrolase/transferase, with the protein MTGLRRPGLVALAFAALVFNLVLIAPNSPEGVTAAAAFQLPLELPAILLILAACPPGSIWSLLLRAVLVAALMSLAVLKLADIGTILAFARPFNPAVDLHLVEAGIRLASSALGAWLALATLAGAILVLASLAALLWWASGCWSGLAPARITLAAAGLVAVIVVAGGAGALPLRFPLTVSASRLMADRLDTYAATRADLVRFRADAASDPFAGATALFDRLARRDVLIVFVESYGRSSFDNPLYSPTHLATLREAERRLAAAGVVMRSGWLTSPVEGGQSWLAHSTLESGLMISNQTRYRALLASRRASLYHLAAASGFRTAAVMPGITMAWPEGPEQGFETILAAADLGYRGRPFNFVTMPDQYTLDAFDRLIPRGSGAGPLFAQIVLLSSHAPWVPVPPLIPWSEVGDGTVFDRWADSGDPPEIVWRDQDRVRDQYRQAIDYSLQTILSYAERHARRPQLMVILGDHQPAPFVAGIQSRDVPVHLIGPPDIVAAFGDWGWSSGLVPDGDAPVWPMSAFRDRFIRATSTKAPPATK; encoded by the coding sequence GTGACCGGGCTGCGCCGGCCAGGGCTCGTCGCGCTCGCCTTCGCCGCTCTCGTTTTCAACCTCGTGCTCATCGCGCCGAACTCGCCTGAAGGCGTCACGGCCGCAGCGGCGTTTCAGCTCCCGCTGGAACTCCCGGCCATCCTGTTGATCCTCGCGGCCTGTCCGCCGGGCTCGATCTGGTCCCTGCTGCTGCGCGCGGTTCTGGTCGCCGCGCTCATGTCCCTCGCGGTCCTTAAGCTCGCCGATATCGGCACGATCCTGGCCTTCGCCAGGCCGTTCAACCCGGCCGTCGACCTCCATCTCGTCGAAGCCGGCATCAGGCTGGCGAGCAGCGCGTTGGGAGCATGGCTGGCGCTGGCGACGCTGGCCGGCGCCATTCTGGTGCTCGCGAGCCTCGCCGCGCTCCTGTGGTGGGCAAGCGGCTGCTGGTCGGGGCTCGCTCCCGCACGGATCACGTTGGCCGCGGCCGGCCTTGTCGCGGTCATCGTGGTTGCCGGGGGCGCCGGCGCGCTTCCGCTTCGCTTCCCGCTCACGGTATCGGCGAGCCGCCTCATGGCCGATCGCCTCGATACCTATGCGGCGACGCGCGCCGATCTCGTCCGCTTCCGCGCCGATGCCGCGAGCGATCCCTTCGCCGGGGCAACGGCTCTCTTCGACCGCCTCGCCCGCCGTGACGTACTCATCGTGTTCGTCGAGAGCTATGGTCGCTCCAGCTTCGACAACCCGCTCTATTCTCCGACCCATCTCGCGACGCTCCGAGAGGCCGAGCGGCGTCTCGCCGCGGCCGGCGTCGTGATGCGGTCTGGCTGGCTGACCTCGCCCGTCGAGGGCGGCCAGAGCTGGCTCGCCCACAGCACGCTCGAATCCGGGCTGATGATCTCGAACCAGACGCGATATCGCGCGCTGCTCGCAAGCCGTCGGGCCAGCCTCTATCACCTCGCTGCCGCATCGGGCTTCCGCACGGCCGCCGTAATGCCCGGCATCACCATGGCCTGGCCGGAGGGGCCGGAGCAGGGATTCGAGACCATCCTCGCGGCCGCCGATCTCGGCTATCGCGGGCGGCCGTTCAACTTCGTGACGATGCCGGACCAGTACACCCTCGATGCCTTCGACCGCCTGATCCCGCGCGGATCCGGGGCCGGCCCACTATTCGCGCAAATTGTGCTGCTCTCCTCGCACGCTCCCTGGGTCCCCGTTCCGCCGCTGATCCCCTGGAGCGAGGTGGGAGACGGTACCGTCTTCGACCGGTGGGCAGATTCGGGCGATCCGCCCGAAATCGTCTGGCGGGACCAGGATCGCGTGCGCGATCAGTACCGGCAGGCGATCGACTATTCGCTGCAGACGATCCTGTCCTATGCCGAGCGCCACGCGCGCAGGCCGCAGCTGATGGTCATTCTCGGCGACCACCAGCCGGCCCCTTTCGTCGCCGGAATTCAGAGCCGGGACGTGCCCGTTCACCTGATCGGCCCCCCGGACATTGTGGCGGCGTTCGGTGACTGGGGATGGAGCAGCGGCCTCGTTCCGGACGGTGACGCGCCCGTCTGGCCGATGAGCGCGTTCCGCGATCGGTTCATCCGCGCCACGAGCACCAAAGCGCCCCCAGCCACGAAGTGA
- the mnhG gene encoding monovalent cation/H(+) antiporter subunit G, which produces MNAAADLPLWAAILVSFFVVFGAALTLLGTIGLVRMRTFYARVHAPTLGTTLGTGGVLAASMILSSMLQSRLVLHEIMIAVFVTVTTPVTLMLLGRAALYRDRIEKQEGIPPFENDP; this is translated from the coding sequence ATGAACGCTGCTGCCGACTTGCCGCTCTGGGCGGCCATCCTCGTGTCGTTCTTCGTCGTCTTCGGCGCCGCGCTGACGCTGCTCGGCACAATCGGGCTGGTGCGAATGCGCACATTCTACGCCCGCGTGCATGCGCCGACGCTGGGCACGACGCTCGGTACCGGTGGCGTCCTCGCCGCCTCAATGATCCTGTCCTCGATGCTTCAGTCGCGGCTGGTGCTGCACGAGATCATGATCGCCGTCTTCGTGACCGTGACAACGCCGGTCACGCTGATGCTCCTCGGCCGCGCCGCGCTGTATCGCGACCGCATTGAGAAGCAGGAGGGAATACCTCCGTTCGAGAACGACCCCTGA